The following nucleotide sequence is from Sulfurospirillum arsenophilum NBRC 109478.
AATGTAATGTTTAATCTCACTGCACATATCAGGGTAAAACATCCCTGCAACGGCAGACTTACGATATTTATTCATCAAAAACTCCTGCGAGTTTGGTTTTGCATTTTGGACAGCATCCTTCTTCCAGATGGTTTTCCATCACTTCAAAGCGTTTTCGTTCTATCAAAATAGCATTACATGTAACGCACCTCGTTGGGTTTTCAAGTCCGACATTGCCAATGTAAATGTGTTTTAGCCCTGCGCTTTGACCTATGGATTCAGCACGCTTTAGTGTTTCGATCGAGGTCGCTGGAAGCCCTTGCTCGTGGTAATCAGGATGAAAGGCGCTAATATGCCACGGTGTTTGCGCTCCCAGCTCTTTTGCGATAAAGGAAGCGATGGCATTTAACTCAACATCTGAGTCATTTTTGGTAGGAACGATGAGTGTCGTTACCTCGATCCAGATGCCATTACGTTTAAAGTGTTTGAGGTTTTCCAAAATGGCTTCAAGCCCACCACCGAGCTCTTTTTTGTAGTAGTCGTGGTTGAAGGATTTGAGATCAACATTCGCTGCATCGATGATGCCAATCATATCGTCAATGACTTCAGAGGATTCAAAACCGTTGGTGACGAAGATGTTTTTGATACCTTTTTCATGGGCTAAAAGGGCTATGTCTTTGGCATAAGGGTAAAAAATGGTAGGTTCATTGTAGGTGTACGCGATGGAGGCACATTCGTATTTGAGTGCCATTTCGACGATTTGCAAAGGAGAGAAAAATTCTTTTACATGTAATGTTTTTTCTTGCGAAATACTCCAATTTTGACAAAACGGACATTTGAAATTGCAGCCAATCGTTCCGAGCGAAAAGGCTCTGGTGTCGGGCAAAAAGTGGTAGAGTGGTTTTTTTTCCACAGGGTCAACGTGCATTGCCACGGGGTAGCCATAGACTAGATTTTTGATGACGCCATCAACGTTTTTATTCACACCACAAATCCCTGCTTGCCCCTCTTTGAGATGACAGTAGTGTGCACAGAGAAGACAAACGAGACGCGATCCTTCTGCTTTAAAGTAGTTCATTATTTCACCTTTTGGACTTTGTAACGCCAGATGTCAGGATGACTTTCCAAACACTCAGATTCGAGTCCGGCCTTTTGGCAGAGATGTGAAAAGAAAAGCTCAAAGGTGGGCAGTTGCTCCCAAACTTGGGGTAAAAACGTTGCTTTACGGCTCCCTTTTTGAAGGATGATACCATCTTCGCCTACCGTGACTTTGCTTTTAAGATCGTCGCTATTTTCATACGTGATAAGCTCAGGTTCACTTAGAAGTGAGACTTCGATGTGGATGCGTGAAAACTCTTCAGGATTCAGTGGATAAAAGCGTGGATCATCAAAGGCGGCGGCTTTTGCGTTGTAAATGAGGTCGTCTAATAAGGGTCGATGAGCGATGAGTGAGCCGATACATCCGCGAAGTTGACGGTCTAATGTGAGGGTTACAAACGTTGCTTTGGGTTTGGCAAATTCGGGATAGAGTTCCAGTAGAGCTTTTTTATCAAGCGTATCAGTGTGACTAAAGCCATCTTTGATGGCATTTTTAGCAATATCTAGGATCACGTTTTGCATGGTGCCTCCTTGGTGGAGGTTTATTATATGATAAAATGGCTGATAGGTTATACAAAAAAGGAGTCTTTATGCTCATGGCAATTTTGGAGCGAACACCTGTATGGGTCTATGTGCTGTTTTTAGCATTACTAGGGTTGGGCTGGACGCAGAGCCGTGATCGCATTGTCCCCTACGCTAGGGCATTGATACTTCCTCTCATTATGGTTCTTTTCTCCATCTATAGTGTTGTTTCTGCTTTTGGTATGAGCATTGGAGTTGTTGCATGGAGTTTGGGCATGATAATTGTTATGGCGCTTGGAATTCGCATACGGGCTTTTTACAATGCTGTTTTTATGGAAGAACACAAAGCGTTTGCCATTAAAGGAAGTTGGTTATGGTTAGCTTTGATGATGGTCATTTTTTGGCTAAAATTTGCCGTAGGCGTAGCTCTTGCTAGAGAATTAGAAATCGTTTATGAGCCTTGGTTTATCCTTGGAATTAGTTTATGTTATGGTGTGCTGAGTGGTATTTTTTTAGTTCGAATGGTTA
It contains:
- the amrA gene encoding AmmeMemoRadiSam system protein A, translated to MQNVILDIAKNAIKDGFSHTDTLDKKALLELYPEFAKPKATFVTLTLDRQLRGCIGSLIAHRPLLDDLIYNAKAAAFDDPRFYPLNPEEFSRIHIEVSLLSEPELITYENSDDLKSKVTVGEDGIILQKGSRKATFLPQVWEQLPTFELFFSHLCQKAGLESECLESHPDIWRYKVQKVK
- the amrS gene encoding AmmeMemoRadiSam system radical SAM enzyme, which translates into the protein MNYFKAEGSRLVCLLCAHYCHLKEGQAGICGVNKNVDGVIKNLVYGYPVAMHVDPVEKKPLYHFLPDTRAFSLGTIGCNFKCPFCQNWSISQEKTLHVKEFFSPLQIVEMALKYECASIAYTYNEPTIFYPYAKDIALLAHEKGIKNIFVTNGFESSEVIDDMIGIIDAANVDLKSFNHDYYKKELGGGLEAILENLKHFKRNGIWIEVTTLIVPTKNDSDVELNAIASFIAKELGAQTPWHISAFHPDYHEQGLPATSIETLKRAESIGQSAGLKHIYIGNVGLENPTRCVTCNAILIERKRFEVMENHLEEGCCPKCKTKLAGVFDE
- a CDS encoding DUF6622 family protein — protein: MLMAILERTPVWVYVLFLALLGLGWTQSRDRIVPYARALILPLIMVLFSIYSVVSAFGMSIGVVAWSLGMIIVMALGIRIRAFYNAVFMEEHKAFAIKGSWLWLALMMVIFWLKFAVGVALARELEIVYEPWFILGISLCYGVLSGIFLVRMVILWKIKSLHVKH